The Cygnus atratus isolate AKBS03 ecotype Queensland, Australia chromosome 7, CAtr_DNAZoo_HiC_assembly, whole genome shotgun sequence genome includes a window with the following:
- the LBX1 gene encoding transcription factor LBX1, protein MTSKEEAKPSSGEERRRSPLDHLPPPANSNKPLTPFSIEDILNKPSVRRSYALCGTAHLLSAADKHPPAGLPLSGRPLLSQTSPLCALEELASKTFKGLEVSVLQAAEGRDGMTIFGQRQTPKKRRKSRTAFTNHQIYELEKRFLYQKYLSPADRDQIAQQLGLTNAQVITWFQNRRAKLKRDLEEMKADVESAKKLGPNPAVDIVALAELEPSTEGRGKARPGSPPPPPAAREPGAPPPPRPASPPTERPRSRRDSEEEEDEEEEDVEIDVDD, encoded by the exons ATGACTTCCAAAGAAGAAGCCAAACCTTCGTCGGGGGAAGAACGCCGGAGGAGCCCTCTGGATCACCTCCCCCCGCCGGCCAACTCCAACAAGCCCCTCACCCCCTTCAGCATCGAGGACATCCTCAACAAGCCGTCGGTGCGGAGGAGTTACGCGCTGTGCGGGACTGCCCACCTGCTCTCCGCCGCCGACAAGCACCCCCCGGCCGGGCTGCCCCTCTCCGGCCGGCCGCTGCTCTCCCAAACGTCTCCTCTCTGCGCCCTGGAAGAGCTGGCCAGCAAGACCTTCAAGGGGCTGGAAGTCAGCGTGCTGCAGGCGGCCGAAG GCAGGGACGGGATGACGATCTTCGGGCAGCGGCAGACGCCGAAAAAGCGTCGGAAGTCGCGGACGGCCTTCACCAACCATCAGATCTACGAGCTGGAGAAGAGGTTCCTCTACCAAAAATACCTGTCGCCGGCGGACCGGGACCAGATcgcccagcagctggggctcaCCAACGCCCAGGTCATCACCTGGTTCCAGAACCGCCGCGCCAAGCTCAAACGCGACCTGGAGGAGATGAAGGCCGACGTGGAGTCCGCCAAAAAGCTGGGCCCCAACCCCGCCGTGGACATCGTGGCCCTGGCCGAGCTGGAGCCCAGCACCGAGGGTCGGGGCAAGGCTCGGCCCGgctcccccccgccgccccccgcagcccgggAGCCCGgtgccccgccgccgccccgccccgcctcgCCCCCCACGGagcggccccgcagccgccgggacagcgaggaggaggaggacgaggaggaggaggacgtgGAGATCGACGTGGATGACTGA